Genomic DNA from Phaeobacter porticola:
GGTAGTACAGCACGTCCCACTTGGGATTGACGTAAACCAGAAACACAGCCGTGACCGCCATCGCGATCCAGCGCGCCCGCACCGCAAGTTCCAGGCCATTGCGCTTGTGTTCGGTCAGAGCATCCAGCGCATAGGGGCTTTGCTGGGTGAAAATAGCCGCGTCGCTATCCAAAGCGGGAGCGGGAGCGGGGGCCGAAGCGGTTATTGCCATTGCTAGGGATCCATCTGTGACACCTGTGCGCGCCAAAATAGCGGCAGCAACACCCGGATGCACCCCATGAAGCAAGCTGAATACAAAAAGGCCCCGCCATTAGGGCGGGGCAAGGTTGGCGCCGTCGTCAATGCGACAGCGCCTGCGGTTTCACACAGGTTGTGAAAAGGATGAGATCAGTTTTGCAGTTCTGCCCGGATCTGCTGGCGCAGCACGTCAATGGGGACTGTTTTTCCATCTCGCTTAAAGCACCAGTAGGTCCAGCCGTTGCAGGAGGGCGCGTTTTCCAGGTGTGCGCCGACCTGATGGATTGATCCCTTGATATTGTCGCCAATCAATGTGCCATCGGCACGGACCTTGGCCTTGTGACGCTGGTTCATCGAATAAAGCTCATCACCCGGACGCAGCATGCCACGCTCGACCAGCTGGCCAAACGGCACGCGTGGTTCAGCGCGTTTACTGGCTGAGACTTGTAATACTTCTCGGTCGAATTTACGCACGGATTTGATGCGCTTTTCGGCGACTTCACGGTAGGCGGCTTCGCGCTCGATCCCGATGAATTCACGGCCCAGCATCTTTGCAACCGCACCCGTCGTGCCGGTGCCGAAGAACGGATCCAGCACCACGTCACCGGGGTTGGTCGAACCGACCAGGATTCGGTGCAGCAGCGCCTCGGGTTTCTGCGTCGGGTGGGCCTTGTTGCCAGCCTCATCCTTCAGCCGCTCGTGGCCGGTACAGATTGGCATCACCCAATCCGAACGCATCTGCAAACCTTCGTTCAGCGCCTTCAGCGCCTCATAGTTGAAGGTATATTTGGCACCTTCTGATTTCGACGCCCAGATCATCGTCTCATGCGCGTTGGTGTAGCGTTTGCCACGGAAGTTTGGCATCGGGTTGGACTTGCGCCAGATGACATCGTTCAAGATCCAAAACCCTTCGTCCTGCACGGCCGTGCCGACCCGAAAGATGTTGTGATACGATCCGATAACCCAGATAGACCCGTTGGGTTTCAGGATACGGCGGGCCTGCTTTAGCCAGGCGCGGGTGAATTCGTCATAGACACCAAAGCTGGAAAACTGGTCCCAGTGGTCATCTACGGCGTCCACTTTAGTGTTATCAGGGCGATGTAATTGCCCCTTCAACTGAAGATTATAGGGTGGATCCGCAAAGATCAGATCAACCGAATTTGACGGCAGACCGGACATCGCTTCGATGCAGTCACCGTCAAGGATCGTGTTTAGAGGGAGCGCCGCAGCGCCCCGTGTCAGTGTTTTGTTCATTTGCTCTGCCTCGATAACCACGGCGCATTTTTGCACTCATTTTGGTTGTCCACAGGATGAGTCATCGTGGATTCGAGGTCAATTTGTTTTTTAGAACAACACCATGTGGTTCACTCTTGATACAATATCTTGTGTACCGGCTTGAATGAACGCCGATGATGTGGGGTTACCCCCAGGCTGCTAAGCGCCTCGCGGTGCTGTTTAGAGGGGTAACCGGCGTTTTTCTCCCAGCCATAGCCTGGGAACTGTTGCGCCAAATCCACCAT
This window encodes:
- a CDS encoding site-specific DNA-methyltransferase; amino-acid sequence: MNKTLTRGAAALPLNTILDGDCIEAMSGLPSNSVDLIFADPPYNLQLKGQLHRPDNTKVDAVDDHWDQFSSFGVYDEFTRAWLKQARRILKPNGSIWVIGSYHNIFRVGTAVQDEGFWILNDVIWRKSNPMPNFRGKRYTNAHETMIWASKSEGAKYTFNYEALKALNEGLQMRSDWVMPICTGHERLKDEAGNKAHPTQKPEALLHRILVGSTNPGDVVLDPFFGTGTTGAVAKMLGREFIGIEREAAYREVAEKRIKSVRKFDREVLQVSASKRAEPRVPFGQLVERGMLRPGDELYSMNQRHKAKVRADGTLIGDNIKGSIHQVGAHLENAPSCNGWTYWCFKRDGKTVPIDVLRQQIRAELQN